Proteins encoded within one genomic window of Phycisphaerae bacterium:
- a CDS encoding CPBP family intramembrane metalloprotease has translation MSNPVSDGGEHKSLGDAAAVFPLQGEPCVPSALPISLPEAFRRPRVWTVFLLCVVTLISVVVCSGSLLLILAVVQNGPEGFSRDGAGAIMRTLGTAAGLLSTMAATMVLIALAALSGGWLSPLPCRERLRLKVPRISSFTWAAALVGMLGLSVAFTAAMNLGLAPQKSILETLSRAIEQLVGVGLAAGFLTICVAPGIAEELFFRGYVQTRFAARWHSAWAVFLTSLLFAFYHMDLIQGVFAFAMGLFLGLLTERACSVVPAMVCHTVINAFSFWMTVGGVEIVGRGANIVAVVAGVIVMVACFNHVRCRPVRPARAGI, from the coding sequence GTGAGCAACCCTGTTTCAGATGGTGGGGAGCACAAGTCTCTGGGCGATGCGGCCGCGGTCTTTCCGCTCCAGGGAGAGCCGTGTGTTCCTTCTGCGCTGCCGATCAGTCTGCCGGAGGCGTTTCGACGACCGCGGGTGTGGACGGTTTTCCTGCTGTGCGTGGTGACGCTGATCAGTGTGGTAGTTTGTAGTGGTTCTCTCCTCCTAATACTCGCAGTGGTGCAGAATGGCCCGGAGGGTTTCAGCCGGGATGGAGCGGGGGCCATCATGCGGACGCTGGGTACGGCTGCCGGCTTGCTGAGCACGATGGCGGCCACGATGGTCCTGATTGCGCTGGCCGCGCTCTCGGGAGGGTGGTTGTCACCTTTGCCGTGTCGCGAGCGGTTGCGATTGAAGGTGCCCCGGATTTCCTCCTTTACCTGGGCAGCCGCCCTGGTGGGAATGCTGGGACTGAGCGTCGCGTTCACTGCGGCCATGAACCTGGGTCTGGCACCGCAGAAGTCGATTCTCGAGACGTTGAGCCGAGCGATCGAACAGCTTGTGGGGGTCGGACTGGCGGCCGGATTCCTCACAATCTGCGTGGCCCCGGGAATTGCGGAGGAGTTGTTTTTCCGCGGCTACGTTCAGACTCGATTTGCAGCCCGATGGCACTCTGCGTGGGCGGTGTTCCTGACGTCGCTTTTGTTTGCCTTCTACCACATGGACCTGATCCAAGGGGTGTTTGCCTTTGCCATGGGGTTGTTTCTCGGCCTCCTCACTGAGCGAGCGTGCAGCGTTGTTCCAGCGATGGTTTGTCACACGGTAATCAACGCATTCTCGTTCTGGATGACCGTGGGCGGTGTCGAGATTGTCGGTCGAGGAGCGAACATCGTGGCCGTTGTCGCGGGTGTGATTGTCATGGTGGCCTGTTTCAACCATGTTCGCTGCCGACCGGTCCGACCGGCGAGGGCTGGGATTTGA
- a CDS encoding DUF4965 domain-containing protein — MSLSIDRVTLSCVMTVLLLMAGPGLAADLRPPSVPLVSVDPYFSIWSPADRLTDAWPVHWTGKPHGMSSMVLVDGKPYRLMGTEPKDVPAMAQAGLQVLPTRTIYTFKNDQVLVTLTFMTPLLPDDFEVLARPLTYLTWQMRSADGKEHEAAIYFDATGELVVNVPDQRVAWSKPTISGLAVLRIGSEDQPILAKKGDDLRIDWGYLYAATQSEKGVWCAVLPAEQARKTFAAGQALATAEALSMPRAVKDGWPALTFVLDLGKVGDAPRAQTVMLAYDDIFGITYFKTKLRSYWRRNGAEAADLLTAAAKDFASLTKRCEAFDAELVADLATAGGKEYADIGCLAYRQCFAANKITADARGMPLLFPKENFSNGCIATVDVIYPMLPQFLLLSPILAKASLVPVLDYSASPRWRFPFAPHDLGTYPMANGQVYGGGEIGEENQMPVEETGNMLLLMGAIAKVEGKPDFAVRYWPLMTKWAEYLKSKGLDPENQLCTDDFAGHLAHNVNLSAKAILALGSYAMLCDMAGKKDEAAEYRRIAKEFATKWEEMARDGDHYRLAFDKPGTWSQKYNLVWDRLLGLDLFPESILRKEMAYYLKIRNEYGLPLDNRKAYTKLDWTIWTATLTGSSKDFEALVKPVHAFLQATPDRIPMTDWYQTTDAKRVGFQARSVVGGVFIKLLDDPGMWRKWAGKAATVKGDWAPLPTPPTFQAVVPTAEKEAAEWRYTTTKPADGWFRADFDDSAWKKGKAGFGTRQTPGAVIGTEWDSKDIWLRRTVDVANSPLTAPHLRVHHDEDAEIYVNGILAARLRGYTVSYEEVELTGPAAKALKAGKNTLAVHCRQTGGGQYIDVGIAVPRIPR, encoded by the coding sequence ATGAGCCTTTCAATAGACCGAGTCACGTTGAGTTGTGTCATGACCGTGCTGCTCTTGATGGCCGGGCCTGGGCTGGCCGCCGACCTGCGTCCCCCTTCGGTGCCCCTGGTTTCGGTCGATCCCTACTTCAGCATCTGGTCGCCTGCTGACCGGCTGACCGACGCGTGGCCGGTTCACTGGACGGGCAAGCCGCATGGCATGAGCAGCATGGTGTTGGTGGATGGCAAGCCCTACCGACTGATGGGGACTGAGCCCAAGGATGTGCCGGCCATGGCGCAGGCCGGGCTCCAGGTGCTCCCGACGCGAACGATCTACACATTCAAGAACGATCAGGTGTTGGTGACCCTGACTTTCATGACCCCCCTGCTGCCGGACGATTTCGAAGTGCTGGCCCGTCCGCTCACCTACCTGACCTGGCAGATGCGTTCGGCTGACGGGAAGGAGCACGAGGCCGCGATCTACTTTGACGCTACCGGTGAACTGGTCGTCAACGTCCCGGACCAGCGGGTTGCCTGGTCGAAGCCGACGATTTCGGGGCTTGCGGTGCTGCGGATCGGAAGTGAGGACCAGCCTATTCTCGCGAAGAAGGGTGATGATCTGCGGATCGACTGGGGCTATCTGTACGCGGCGACGCAGAGCGAGAAGGGCGTCTGGTGTGCGGTTCTTCCCGCGGAACAAGCCCGCAAGACGTTTGCCGCGGGTCAGGCCTTGGCCACCGCGGAGGCATTGAGCATGCCCCGCGCGGTCAAGGATGGGTGGCCCGCGTTGACGTTTGTGCTCGATCTGGGCAAGGTCGGTGATGCACCGAGGGCCCAGACGGTCATGCTGGCTTACGATGACATCTTCGGGATCACGTACTTCAAGACGAAGCTTCGCTCCTACTGGCGGCGTAACGGAGCCGAGGCGGCCGATCTTCTGACGGCGGCGGCCAAGGACTTTGCCTCACTCACCAAGCGGTGCGAGGCGTTCGACGCGGAACTGGTCGCGGACCTGGCCACGGCCGGCGGCAAGGAATATGCGGATATCGGCTGCCTGGCCTACCGCCAGTGCTTCGCCGCCAACAAGATCACGGCCGATGCCCGGGGCATGCCGTTGCTGTTTCCGAAGGAGAACTTCAGCAATGGGTGCATCGCCACGGTGGACGTGATTTATCCGATGCTGCCGCAGTTCTTGCTGCTCAGCCCCATTCTGGCCAAGGCTTCGCTGGTGCCGGTCCTCGACTACTCTGCCAGCCCGCGATGGCGTTTTCCCTTTGCCCCGCACGATCTGGGTACCTACCCGATGGCCAACGGGCAGGTTTACGGGGGCGGCGAGATCGGTGAGGAGAACCAGATGCCGGTTGAGGAGACCGGCAACATGCTTTTGCTGATGGGTGCGATTGCCAAGGTCGAGGGCAAGCCCGATTTCGCGGTCCGATATTGGCCGCTGATGACCAAGTGGGCGGAGTATCTCAAGAGCAAGGGACTCGATCCCGAGAATCAGCTCTGCACCGACGACTTTGCCGGGCACCTGGCCCACAACGTGAACCTCTCAGCGAAGGCCATTCTGGCCCTGGGCTCGTACGCGATGCTCTGCGACATGGCTGGCAAGAAGGATGAGGCCGCCGAGTACAGGAGGATTGCCAAGGAGTTTGCGACCAAGTGGGAGGAGATGGCCCGTGACGGTGATCACTACCGGCTGGCGTTCGACAAGCCCGGAACGTGGAGCCAGAAGTACAATCTGGTCTGGGATCGCCTCCTGGGGCTCGACCTGTTCCCTGAGTCGATTCTCCGGAAGGAGATGGCCTACTACCTCAAGATTCGGAACGAGTACGGTCTGCCGCTCGACAACCGCAAGGCGTACACCAAGCTTGACTGGACGATCTGGACGGCCACGCTGACCGGTTCGAGCAAGGACTTCGAGGCCCTGGTCAAGCCGGTCCACGCCTTTCTGCAAGCGACGCCCGATCGAATACCCATGACCGACTGGTACCAGACGACCGACGCGAAGCGCGTCGGCTTCCAAGCTCGTTCGGTGGTTGGCGGCGTGTTCATCAAGCTGCTCGACGATCCGGGGATGTGGAGGAAGTGGGCGGGCAAGGCGGCGACGGTGAAGGGCGACTGGGCTCCGCTGCCCACCCCGCCGACCTTCCAGGCCGTCGTGCCCACCGCCGAGAAGGAGGCGGCCGAGTGGCGCTATACCACCACGAAGCCGGCGGACGGGTGGTTCAGGGCCGATTTCGATGATTCCGCCTGGAAGAAGGGAAAAGCGGGTTTCGGAACCAGGCAGACTCCCGGGGCGGTCATCGGAACGGAATGGGACTCGAAGGACATCTGGCTGCGGCGAACGGTCGATGTGGCTAACAGCCCGCTAACCGCCCCGCACCTGCGCGTTCATCACGACGAGGACGCCGAGATCTACGTCAATGGCATTCTGGCCGCCAGGCTTCGCGGCTACACGGTTTCGTACGAGGAGGTCGAGTTGACCGGCCCGGCGGCGAAGGCTCTCAAGGCGGGTAAGAACACGCTGGCCGTCCACTGCCGCCAGACTGGAGGCGGGCAGTACATCGACGTTGGTATTGCCGTGCCTCGCATTCCGAGGTGA